From one Planococcus citri chromosome 3, ihPlaCitr1.1, whole genome shotgun sequence genomic stretch:
- the LOC135841978 gene encoding uncharacterized protein LOC135841978, with protein MMMFRHSSLFISVLIFASAIATSEKQKGDVQDTPDPQISRLKGSKSILTMFEFAFDEALRSPYPNNAFGVLFDESFAWKKEKESELFKDKRKFFLYFYDSALTTTHPIRTLANYRVTHIATWLNLNFQACVSFYGNDEKYEAISKNCEQLSASLEAFILNAFHLKTRQFEKFKSESPSHVKETENLKGKQAKIIPTRLEEAIKVEKVKEPDVQECQEIRDADERKYCEIWLEKLIQQPVDFKLNHILFDVYSGLKEKEYDKYDAYSYTSDYNSSLLLWEYTPQLIEKIVDRQLVQKKDLKISSHAINILMETINYKIWQRDVDPSTIKTDIPDMSSLSAIETVFQGDEAPTA; from the exons ATGATGATGTTCAGACATAGTTCCTTATTCatatcagttttaatttttg CTTCTGCAATCGCTACATCGGAGAAACAAAAAGGAGATGTACAAG ATACGCCAGATCCACAAATTTCAAGGCTGA aGGGCAGTAAATCGATCCTGACTATGTTTGAATTCGCATTCGATGAAGCATTACGGAGCCCATATCCAAACAATGCTTTTGGAGTTTTGTTCGATG aatccTTTGCTTGGAAGAAAGAGAAAGAATCTGAATTATTTAAAGacaagagaaaatttttcctaTACTTTTACGACAGTG CACTAACAACCACCCATCCAATCAGAACATTGGCCAATTATCGCGTCACACATATCGCCACTtggctaaatttgaatttccaggCTTGCGTATCGTTTTATGGCAATG ATGAAAAATACGAAGCTATTTCAAAGAATTGCGAACAATTATCAGCATCTTTAGAAGCATTTATTTTGAATGCATTTCACTTGAAAACTCGTC AATTCGAAAAGTTTAAGAGCGAATCAC cGAGTCACGTCaaagaaactgaaaacttgaaggGAAAACAAGCCAAAATTATTCCTACGAGATTAG AGGAAGCAATAAAGGTGGAAAAAGTCAAGGAGCCTGATGTTCAAGAATGCCAGGAGATAAGAGATGCCGACGAAA ggaaatattgtgaaatttggcTAGAAAAATTGATCCAGCAGCCCGTCGATTTTAAACTAAATCATATCCTGTTCGACGTATACAGTGGTTTAAAag AAAAAGAATACGACAAATATGACGCTTATTCTTACACATCAGATTACAACAGCAGTCTTTTGTTATGGGAATACACTCCTCagctgattgaaaaaattgttgacagaCAATTAGTTCAAAAGAAAG ATCTCAAAATCAGCTCACACGCGATTAATATCTTGATGGAaacaataaattataaaatatggCAACGTGATGTGGATCCTTCGACGATTAAAACTGATATTCCCGACATGAGCAGCCTTTCTGCAATCGAAACAGTTTTTCAAGGCGACGAAGCACCAACCGCTTAA